A single genomic interval of Streptomyces sp. 1222.5 harbors:
- a CDS encoding response regulator — MAAAAIRPYDVLLVEDDVADAMLIQDALAERGTRNLTQVSDGIAALEYLRDPDNERPDLIVLDLNMPRMNGREFLAVVKEDADLRTIPVVVLTTSAAPDDVTGAYRHHANAYVTKPVNLEDFEAAVRSIDTFYLDIAVKPPRE, encoded by the coding sequence ATGGCTGCCGCCGCAATCCGCCCCTACGACGTCCTGCTGGTCGAAGACGACGTCGCCGACGCCATGCTCATCCAGGACGCCCTCGCCGAGCGCGGTACCCGGAACCTCACCCAGGTCTCCGACGGCATCGCCGCCCTGGAGTACCTGCGCGACCCGGACAACGAGCGCCCCGACCTCATCGTGCTCGACCTCAACATGCCGCGCATGAACGGACGCGAATTCCTCGCCGTGGTCAAGGAGGACGCCGATCTGCGGACCATTCCGGTCGTCGTCCTGACCACGTCCGCCGCGCCCGACGACGTCACCGGCGCCTACCGCCACCACGCCAACGCCTACGTCACCAAGCCGGTGAACCTGGAGGACTTCGAGGCGGCCGTCCGCAGCATCGACACCTTCTACCTCGACATCGCGGTCAAGCCGCCCCGGGAGTAG